One genomic segment of Flagellimonas marinaquae includes these proteins:
- a CDS encoding penicillin acylase family protein has translation MKKLKKVLFVLLGLLLLTIIGVAIFLNSLKPDYGGKKTLPGISSEVTTYFDPYGIPHIYAKNEKDALKALGYVHAQDRLWQMELLRRVAKGRLAEVFGEDMVKTDKFFLSLGIDDHTKKTVSELDKDSEAIVLTQAYLDGINEFIKNGPTPIEFYLTGLEKEPFTIDDVYNAVGYMAFSFAMAHKTDPLLTSMRNKLGDDIIKDLAITSDTSTVWIKNYKGVKTDTLGTQITASVTAALENLPIPMLEGSNSWVLAPDKTKNGKVLFANDPHIGFAQPSVWYEAHISTPTYEKYGYHMAGIPFPLLGHDRNLAYGMTMFENDDIDFYYEETNPTDSTQYKTVEGWKNYEVVNKTIKVKDGKDVAFTYRKTHHGPILNNIADQITGDRPVAMSWIYTKPKNKVMHALHGISHAKNMEEFKSALPNIHAPGLNIMYGDAEGNVAWWASAQLYQMPDSLSTKFILDGASGKDEPLRYLDFSENPMAENPPWNYVYSANNQPDSISGMLYPGYYLPENRAKRIVQLLDAKNDWDKEAMSEMILDVTSPVNKEVINELIKLFDVTHLSGKQLVLLDSLKNWNGEYTLNSTSPVIYHRTLYQMVKNTMEDEMGPEMFKQFLSTHLFKRQIAWGAQMKEGEWWDNINTPNVVETREDIVMISFAQTWESLVKDFGDDPSQWTWDKVHTLEHQHPFGQVEWLRKYFNVGPFPIVGTREVINNLAFPYDETGFYKVNSGPSTRRIIDFSDIENSISILPTGQSGNPLSKHYKDQAEMYVNGEFRKMMMNKQEIEETAESVLIFY, from the coding sequence GTGAAAAAACTCAAAAAGGTACTCTTTGTACTTCTAGGATTACTTCTACTAACAATTATTGGCGTTGCCATATTTTTAAACAGCCTTAAACCCGATTATGGAGGAAAAAAAACGTTGCCTGGCATATCTAGCGAGGTAACCACTTATTTTGATCCATACGGAATACCTCATATTTATGCCAAAAATGAAAAAGATGCCCTAAAAGCGCTTGGATATGTACACGCACAGGACAGATTGTGGCAAATGGAGTTGTTGAGACGTGTGGCAAAAGGAAGGCTGGCAGAGGTTTTTGGTGAAGATATGGTTAAAACGGATAAATTTTTTCTATCCCTTGGCATTGATGACCATACCAAAAAAACAGTTAGTGAACTGGATAAGGATAGTGAGGCAATTGTACTTACGCAAGCCTATTTGGATGGTATTAACGAATTTATAAAAAATGGTCCGACCCCCATCGAATTTTATTTAACGGGTCTGGAAAAAGAGCCATTTACCATTGACGATGTCTACAATGCCGTAGGATATATGGCCTTTAGTTTTGCCATGGCCCACAAAACGGACCCCTTGTTGACCAGTATGCGCAATAAATTGGGAGACGATATTATAAAGGACCTGGCGATCACGTCCGATACTTCTACCGTTTGGATAAAAAATTATAAAGGAGTCAAAACCGATACACTGGGCACTCAAATTACCGCAAGTGTCACGGCTGCCCTAGAAAACCTGCCGATTCCAATGTTGGAAGGAAGCAACAGTTGGGTATTGGCGCCCGATAAGACCAAAAACGGTAAAGTCCTTTTTGCGAACGACCCGCATATAGGATTTGCACAGCCATCCGTTTGGTACGAAGCGCACATTAGCACGCCTACCTACGAGAAATACGGGTATCATATGGCAGGGATTCCTTTTCCTTTATTGGGTCACGATAGAAACTTGGCCTACGGTATGACGATGTTCGAAAACGACGACATCGACTTTTACTACGAGGAGACCAATCCCACCGATAGCACGCAGTATAAAACAGTTGAAGGCTGGAAAAACTATGAGGTCGTTAACAAGACCATTAAAGTAAAAGATGGGAAAGACGTTGCTTTTACTTATCGGAAAACACATCACGGTCCTATTTTAAATAATATAGCGGATCAAATTACGGGCGATCGACCCGTTGCCATGTCCTGGATTTATACCAAGCCAAAAAATAAGGTAATGCATGCATTGCATGGGATCAGCCATGCAAAGAACATGGAGGAGTTTAAAAGTGCTTTGCCCAATATACATGCGCCCGGACTTAATATTATGTACGGCGATGCAGAAGGGAATGTTGCTTGGTGGGCGAGCGCTCAGCTGTACCAAATGCCGGATAGTTTATCTACAAAATTTATTTTGGACGGAGCCTCGGGAAAAGACGAACCCTTGCGCTATTTGGACTTTTCAGAGAATCCAATGGCCGAAAATCCACCCTGGAACTATGTGTATTCGGCGAACAATCAACCCGATTCCATCTCCGGCATGTTGTATCCTGGGTATTATCTGCCCGAAAACAGGGCCAAACGTATAGTTCAGCTGCTCGATGCCAAGAACGATTGGGACAAGGAAGCCATGTCGGAAATGATTCTGGATGTAACCTCCCCGGTAAACAAAGAAGTTATCAATGAGTTGATCAAGTTGTTCGATGTTACCCATTTGTCCGGTAAACAATTGGTCCTATTGGACTCCTTAAAAAATTGGAACGGAGAATATACGCTTAACTCAACAAGCCCGGTAATATATCACCGAACATTGTACCAAATGGTCAAAAACACAATGGAAGATGAGATGGGGCCAGAGATGTTCAAACAATTCTTGTCCACCCATTTATTCAAAAGACAGATTGCCTGGGGTGCCCAAATGAAGGAAGGTGAATGGTGGGATAACATTAACACGCCCAATGTGGTCGAAACCAGGGAAGATATTGTAATGATATCCTTTGCACAAACTTGGGAATCGCTGGTCAAGGATTTTGGAGACGACCCGAGCCAATGGACCTGGGACAAGGTACATACTTTGGAGCACCAGCATCCATTCGGGCAAGTGGAATGGCTCCGTAAGTATTTTAATGTAGGTCCTTTCCCCATTGTAGGAACAAGGGAAGTAATCAACAACCTAGCTTTTCCTTATGATGAAACTGGTTTTTACAAAGTAAACTCGGGACCATCTACCAGAAGGATCATCGATTTTTCAGATATTGAGAACAGCATCAGTATTTTACCTACCGGTCAATCCGGGAATCCATTGAGCAAGCATTACAAAGATCAAGCGGAAATGTATGTGAACGGCGAATTCCGTAAAATGATGATGAACAAACAAGAGATCGAGGAAACCGCAGAATCGGTATTGATCTTTTATTGA
- the lpdA gene encoding dihydrolipoyl dehydrogenase: MNQYDVAIIGSGPGGYVAAIRCAQLGMKTAIIEKYATLGGTCLNVGCIPSKALLDSSHHYEDAIKHFEEHGIEIPGEIKVNLEQMIARKQGVVDQTTKGIEFLMGKNKIDVYHGIGSFKDATHVIIAKEDGEETIEAKNIIIATGSKPSSLPFIEIDKERVITSTEALKLKEVPKHLIVIGGGVIGLELGQVYKRLGADVTVVEYMDRIIPGMDGALSKELTKVMKKQKVKFNLSHKVKSVERKGDEVIVKADDKKGNEVTITGDYCLVSVGRKPYTDGLNAEAAGVKLDDRGRVEVNEHLQTNVSNIYAIGDVVKGAMLAHKAEEEGTMVAELLAGQKPHIDYNLIPGVVYTWPEVAAVGKTEEQLKEEGVEYKTGQFPMRALGRARASMDIDGFVKILADKNTDEVLGIHMIGARCADLIAEGVTAMEFRASAEDISRMSHAHPTFAEAVKEAALAATDDRALHV, encoded by the coding sequence ATGAATCAATATGATGTAGCTATCATCGGCTCTGGACCAGGAGGCTATGTAGCGGCCATTCGATGTGCCCAATTGGGGATGAAAACGGCAATAATAGAAAAATATGCCACACTTGGGGGAACCTGTTTAAATGTAGGTTGTATCCCATCCAAGGCGTTATTGGATTCTTCCCACCATTACGAAGATGCCATAAAACATTTTGAAGAGCATGGAATCGAAATACCCGGCGAGATAAAAGTCAACCTCGAGCAAATGATTGCCCGTAAACAAGGTGTTGTGGACCAGACTACAAAGGGTATCGAGTTTTTAATGGGCAAGAATAAAATAGATGTGTATCACGGTATCGGTAGTTTTAAGGATGCCACCCATGTTATCATTGCAAAAGAAGATGGCGAAGAGACGATTGAGGCGAAAAATATAATTATAGCCACAGGTTCCAAACCTTCTTCCTTACCCTTTATCGAAATTGATAAGGAGCGAGTGATTACCTCTACCGAAGCCTTAAAGCTGAAAGAGGTTCCCAAGCACTTAATCGTAATCGGAGGTGGAGTTATTGGATTGGAGCTCGGTCAGGTGTACAAAAGATTAGGGGCGGATGTGACCGTGGTGGAGTATATGGATCGAATTATTCCTGGAATGGACGGGGCACTCTCCAAAGAACTTACCAAAGTGATGAAAAAGCAAAAGGTAAAGTTCAACCTTTCCCACAAAGTAAAATCTGTTGAGCGCAAAGGTGATGAAGTAATTGTAAAAGCCGACGATAAAAAAGGAAACGAGGTTACCATTACTGGCGATTACTGCTTGGTAAGTGTTGGTCGTAAACCTTATACTGATGGGTTGAATGCCGAAGCCGCCGGAGTGAAATTGGATGATAGGGGAAGAGTAGAGGTGAACGAACACCTGCAAACCAATGTGTCCAATATTTATGCCATCGGCGATGTGGTGAAAGGAGCTATGTTGGCGCACAAGGCCGAGGAAGAAGGAACTATGGTCGCTGAACTATTGGCAGGACAAAAACCACATATTGATTATAACTTGATTCCCGGTGTGGTTTACACTTGGCCGGAAGTTGCTGCTGTTGGCAAAACCGAGGAACAGCTAAAGGAAGAAGGGGTGGAGTACAAAACAGGGCAATTCCCTATGCGCGCCTTGGGAAGAGCAAGAGCCAGCATGGATATCGATGGTTTTGTAAAAATCCTTGCAGATAAAAATACCGACGAAGTATTGGGAATCCACATGATCGGGGCACGTTGTGCCGATTTGATCGCAGAAGGTGTTACCGCTATGGAGTTTAGGGCGTCTGCGGAGGATATTTCTCGAATGAGCCATGCGCACCCAACTTTTGCAGAGGCAGTTAAAGAAGCGGCATTGGCAGCGACCGATGATAGGGCACTGCACGTGTAA
- the tilS gene encoding tRNA lysidine(34) synthetase TilS: MFLKFNEHIAKKLPFLKDKRLLLACSGGLDSMVLAHLCLGLGLDIELAHCNFKLRGAESNGDEDFVRNSGRQWGVQVHVKHFETEEYARNHGISIQMAARDLRYQWFTEILDNTSCGYVLTAHHADDSLETFLINLSRGTGLDGLSGIPEINGKVIRPLLPFSQKELLGYAKSENINWREDSSNASTKYLRNKIRHQIVPLLKELHPTFLQNFLRTQNNLGQSNGILKNSILELKNRVFQPWKGDIKIRIEDLRQLDPLDAHLYGLFNDFGFTEWDDVKGLLSAESGKQVFSRTHRMVKDRDCLILSKLQSNAGQSYYVHIADTRIDRPVKLLLEDVRCIDERAKNVVFLDKEKLNFPLVLRNWINGDYFYPFGMKGKKKVSKFFKDEKMDLVSKEKQWLLCSDNKIVWVVGKRADERFKVDDSTRKILKITQIT; the protein is encoded by the coding sequence ATGTTTTTAAAATTCAATGAGCATATTGCCAAAAAATTACCTTTTTTAAAGGATAAAAGGCTATTGTTGGCTTGTAGTGGCGGATTGGACAGCATGGTGCTTGCACATTTATGTCTTGGACTGGGATTGGATATAGAATTGGCCCATTGCAATTTTAAGCTCAGGGGAGCAGAGAGTAACGGTGATGAAGATTTTGTTCGTAATTCGGGAAGGCAATGGGGGGTTCAAGTCCATGTAAAACATTTTGAAACAGAAGAGTATGCCAGGAATCATGGCATTTCCATTCAAATGGCGGCACGTGACCTTCGCTACCAATGGTTTACTGAGATATTGGACAACACAAGTTGTGGGTATGTGCTTACGGCGCATCATGCAGACGATAGTCTCGAAACCTTTTTGATTAATTTGTCACGTGGAACAGGACTCGATGGGCTGTCTGGAATTCCTGAAATCAATGGAAAGGTGATACGTCCTCTCTTGCCATTTTCTCAAAAAGAACTTTTGGGATATGCTAAATCAGAAAATATAAATTGGCGAGAGGATAGTAGCAATGCCAGCACCAAATATCTTCGAAATAAAATTCGCCATCAAATAGTTCCTCTCTTAAAGGAACTGCACCCTACTTTTCTTCAAAACTTTTTGCGTACGCAGAATAATCTGGGCCAATCCAACGGTATTCTTAAAAACTCCATACTAGAATTAAAGAATCGCGTGTTCCAGCCTTGGAAAGGTGACATCAAAATAAGAATTGAAGATTTACGGCAACTCGACCCATTGGATGCCCATCTATATGGCCTATTTAATGATTTTGGGTTTACGGAGTGGGATGATGTAAAAGGTCTACTGTCCGCGGAGAGTGGAAAACAAGTGTTTTCAAGAACTCATCGGATGGTAAAGGATAGGGATTGTCTAATCCTGTCAAAACTGCAAAGTAATGCGGGTCAATCCTACTATGTCCATATAGCGGACACTCGCATTGATCGACCTGTTAAATTACTGTTGGAAGATGTGCGATGCATTGATGAAAGGGCTAAAAATGTCGTATTTTTGGACAAGGAAAAGTTAAACTTTCCGTTAGTGTTAAGGAATTGGATAAATGGCGACTATTTTTATCCATTCGGCATGAAAGGAAAGAAAAAAGTGTCCAAATTTTTCAAGGATGAAAAAATGGATCTTGTTTCCAAAGAAAAACAGTGGCTTCTCTGCTCGGACAACAAAATTGTTTGGGTTGTGGGCAAACGGGCCGACGAACGATTTAAGGTTGATGATTCAACCCGGAAAATACTTAAGATTACCCAAATTACATGA
- a CDS encoding anthranilate synthase component I family protein, with amino-acid sequence MALLQWSRSNREVVWLDSNRHQDPYSTFEACLAVGAQEWVNTDAELQTFIERRRDWLFGYFSYDFKNELEDLTSNNFDGLGLPLLRFFCPKKIIIIADGQLRFNYLNDYACEIDSDLAKIREYGSLGLPKSDAEPIKIKMRIHKDAYFEKANRFLEHIHRGDIYEANFCQEFYAEDVVIEPLETYIRLNSISEPPFAAYVKMHDQYLMCASPERYIKKIGQKVISQPIKGTAPRGKDANEDEKIKDELAKNKKERAENIMIADLVRNDLSKSAIKGTVKVEELCKVYTFKQVHQLISTIISKVEENKNPVEIIKETFPMGSMTGAPKISAMKIIEDLEETRRGLYSGTVGYFDPQGNFDFNVVIRSILYNAEKKYISYSVGGAITAESKPEMEYQECLLKAKAMRTVLEEG; translated from the coding sequence ATGGCGTTGCTACAGTGGTCCAGGTCGAACAGGGAAGTGGTTTGGCTGGACAGTAACCGGCACCAAGACCCATACTCCACTTTCGAGGCATGTTTGGCAGTTGGCGCTCAAGAATGGGTCAATACCGACGCCGAACTTCAAACATTTATAGAACGAAGAAGGGATTGGTTGTTCGGCTACTTTTCGTATGATTTTAAAAATGAACTTGAAGACTTAACGTCCAACAATTTTGATGGACTTGGACTCCCTTTACTTCGTTTTTTTTGCCCCAAAAAGATCATCATTATAGCAGACGGACAACTTAGGTTCAACTATTTAAACGATTATGCCTGCGAAATTGATAGCGACTTGGCCAAAATTCGGGAATACGGCTCTCTGGGTCTACCCAAAAGTGATGCCGAGCCCATCAAAATAAAAATGCGGATCCACAAGGATGCCTATTTTGAAAAAGCCAATCGCTTTTTGGAACATATCCATCGAGGAGACATTTACGAGGCCAACTTTTGTCAAGAATTTTATGCAGAAGACGTTGTTATAGAACCATTGGAAACCTACATTAGATTGAACAGTATATCCGAACCCCCGTTCGCGGCGTATGTAAAAATGCACGATCAATATTTAATGTGTGCCTCACCGGAACGCTATATAAAAAAGATAGGCCAAAAGGTAATCTCTCAACCGATCAAAGGAACTGCCCCGAGGGGAAAAGATGCCAATGAGGATGAAAAAATTAAGGATGAATTGGCAAAAAACAAGAAAGAACGGGCAGAAAATATTATGATTGCCGATTTGGTGCGCAATGATCTTTCCAAGAGTGCCATAAAGGGTACCGTTAAGGTTGAGGAATTATGCAAGGTATACACTTTTAAGCAAGTACACCAATTGATTTCAACAATAATTTCAAAAGTGGAAGAAAATAAAAACCCAGTTGAAATCATAAAAGAAACTTTTCCGATGGGCAGTATGACGGGGGCCCCAAAAATTTCCGCCATGAAGATCATTGAAGACTTGGAAGAGACCCGAAGAGGGTTGTACAGTGGAACGGTCGGATATTTTGATCCTCAAGGTAACTTTGATTTTAATGTGGTGATCCGAAGTATTTTGTACAACGCCGAAAAAAAATATATTTCTTATTCTGTTGGCGGTGCCATAACTGCAGAATCCAAACCAGAGATGGAGTATCAGGAATGTCTGCTCAAGGCCAAAGCAATGCGAACCGTTTTGGAGGAAGGCTAA
- a CDS encoding NADPH-dependent FMN reductase, which produces MAAILALAGSNSSTSINFKLVKHTVSLVQDSDIQVLNMAEHPFPMYSEDHEKENGFPKQIQELQTKIKNSEALILSVNEHNGNPSAFFKNVLDWLSRSDRGFLEGTKVFLMSTSGGKRGAKGSIEVVGNMLPRFGAEITATFSLPSFYDNFDGTIVDKALKEDHQKALDTFLDSLK; this is translated from the coding sequence ATGGCTGCAATTTTGGCACTGGCCGGAAGCAATTCTTCAACATCCATCAATTTTAAATTGGTAAAGCATACGGTTTCATTGGTGCAAGACAGTGATATTCAGGTGTTGAACATGGCAGAACACCCTTTTCCGATGTACAGCGAAGATCATGAAAAAGAAAATGGTTTTCCAAAGCAAATACAAGAACTACAAACTAAGATCAAAAATTCCGAGGCGCTTATTTTATCCGTAAACGAACACAATGGAAATCCTTCGGCTTTTTTTAAGAACGTATTGGATTGGCTATCTAGATCGGACAGGGGTTTTTTGGAAGGAACCAAGGTTTTTTTAATGTCAACATCCGGGGGAAAAAGAGGAGCCAAGGGCTCTATTGAAGTTGTAGGGAATATGTTGCCGAGATTTGGGGCAGAGATAACAGCGACCTTTTCCTTGCCTTCATTTTATGATAATTTTGATGGTACAATTGTTGACAAGGCTTTAAAGGAAGATCACCAAAAGGCACTCGACACATTTTTAGATTCGTTAAAATAA
- a CDS encoding heparan-alpha-glucosaminide N-acetyltransferase domain-containing protein codes for MTAKSNRLFFIDAMRAWAILMMLQGHFIDGLLDPVFRDPNNPVYSIWLYFRGITAPVFFTVSGFIFTYLLIRVPQSGMENPRVSKGIRRGLQLLAIGYLLRLNLGGLFKGQIYNAFYLVDVLHCIGMSILGLIGIYVFTSKRKKWVFPLVLISFTLILFLFERVYKDWSFAFLPDFLANYFTKANGSVFTIIPWFGYATLGAFISVLFTRYKDFKYLYPSAIALSLGMGYLLIYQSTDAFALLYDWTGFEFLKLILFNNYLFIRLGNVFVVFAVFMVLRQLMTNKTILKIGASTLSIYVIHFIILYGSFTGLGLHRFFNRSLSPEIIIPGAILFMIACSYFALQYNKYETLIKSQVVLGARFARIQLLELREVSIPVFRELYVRFRLFLRRLLRTVRS; via the coding sequence ATGACAGCCAAAAGTAATAGGTTATTTTTTATTGATGCCATGCGGGCCTGGGCCATATTAATGATGCTCCAAGGTCACTTTATCGACGGTTTGCTCGACCCTGTTTTTAGAGACCCGAACAATCCGGTTTACAGCATTTGGCTGTATTTTCGAGGAATTACCGCTCCGGTATTTTTTACGGTATCGGGTTTTATATTTACATACCTGCTCATTAGAGTGCCTCAATCGGGTATGGAAAATCCCAGGGTTTCCAAAGGAATTCGACGGGGATTACAACTTCTGGCCATTGGATATTTGCTAAGATTAAACCTCGGAGGACTATTTAAAGGTCAGATTTACAATGCTTTCTATCTGGTCGACGTATTACATTGTATTGGAATGTCCATCTTGGGACTTATTGGAATCTATGTATTCACATCGAAAAGAAAAAAATGGGTGTTCCCTTTGGTTTTGATCAGCTTCACCTTGATTCTATTCCTTTTTGAGAGGGTTTATAAGGATTGGTCTTTTGCATTTTTACCCGATTTCCTTGCCAACTATTTCACAAAGGCGAATGGCTCTGTGTTCACTATAATACCTTGGTTCGGTTATGCCACTTTAGGTGCTTTTATTTCGGTATTGTTTACCCGTTATAAGGATTTTAAATATTTATATCCCTCCGCCATTGCACTTTCACTGGGAATGGGATACCTGCTAATTTATCAATCCACCGACGCGTTTGCCCTACTATACGATTGGACCGGGTTTGAATTCCTTAAACTGATATTGTTCAATAACTACCTATTTATACGATTGGGCAATGTTTTTGTCGTTTTTGCCGTGTTTATGGTCCTAAGGCAGTTAATGACCAATAAAACGATTTTAAAAATCGGGGCAAGCACCTTATCCATTTATGTAATACACTTCATTATTTTATACGGCAGTTTTACCGGGTTGGGGCTGCACCGATTTTTTAATCGTTCGCTATCCCCTGAAATAATTATACCCGGAGCAATCCTTTTTATGATAGCTTGTAGTTATTTTGCATTGCAATACAACAAGTACGAGACGCTTATTAAATCTCAGGTTGTTTTGGGCGCTAGGTTCGCCCGAATCCAGCTACTGGAATTAAGAGAGGTGTCAATCCCTGTTTTCCGTGAACTTTATGTACGGTTTAGGCTCTTTTTGCGACGATTATTACGAACTGTTCGGAGCTAA
- a CDS encoding PorT family protein, producing the protein MMRKKPCKNGCNHKMRFFTGLFVLCAALSFTDSRAQSAEIEGELAIGAKVGIGFSQFSQPGNVVAATAGGFVRRQFLPYLQAEGGLSFDLYGGGRADMDRDLGLLSGQSSFYGANGNISRLQYLNRQVLLHAAKAHVSARLGLPELKDAPMVPKLIVGGSSSYIFRAVENHDSYFVFTDNTSIILSNQWENVGGDYDSFDFAVHFGFALDFKMPNGQIFSLEIIYEKGLKDINNIMVGQPANITELRVQRLGFNFAYTIF; encoded by the coding sequence ATGATGAGAAAAAAACCATGTAAAAATGGGTGCAATCATAAAATGAGGTTCTTCACCGGCCTATTTGTTTTATGTGCGGCGCTTAGTTTTACGGATTCCAGGGCTCAGAGCGCTGAGATCGAAGGAGAACTTGCCATTGGCGCCAAAGTAGGTATCGGATTTAGTCAATTTAGTCAGCCAGGAAATGTGGTCGCTGCTACGGCCGGAGGTTTTGTTCGCCGTCAGTTTCTACCATATTTACAGGCCGAAGGGGGATTGTCCTTTGACCTATATGGGGGTGGGCGTGCAGACATGGACAGGGATCTCGGCCTTCTTTCAGGGCAATCATCTTTCTATGGAGCTAATGGTAACATCAGCCGACTGCAATACCTTAATCGTCAGGTATTGCTGCATGCAGCCAAGGCACATGTATCTGCCCGATTGGGGCTTCCAGAGCTAAAAGATGCGCCAATGGTACCTAAACTTATTGTTGGTGGGAGCAGCTCTTACATTTTTAGGGCAGTAGAAAACCACGATTCCTATTTTGTTTTTACAGATAATACAAGCATCATCCTTTCCAACCAATGGGAAAATGTAGGCGGTGACTACGACAGTTTTGATTTTGCCGTGCACTTTGGCTTTGCCCTGGACTTTAAAATGCCCAATGGTCAGATTTTCTCCTTGGAAATCATCTATGAAAAGGGGTTAAAGGATATCAACAACATAATGGTGGGGCAGCCCGCGAACATAACCGAACTGCGTGTGCAACGGTTAGGGTTCAATTTTGCATATACCATCTTCTAA
- a CDS encoding protein-disulfide reductase DsbD family protein — protein MRLAVLFLGFLFINFTIFAQTDENPAVWSHEVHKISDTEYELVFKGKIMDGWHVYSQYTAEGGSLPSEFTFEKAGEDYELLGKTQESETIKEYSDIFEVEETFFKEEAIFTQKIKLLDTSVNQISVNLFYQICKEVCLPVDEYFQISLDGSGFVAEETALDDRSAALGESLKVDFKNKQLLNQNGVGGSDGKSSLWVIFGLGFLGGLIALLTPCVFPMIPLTVSFFTKQSQNRSKGVGNAILYGFFIVLIYFLLSLPFHLFNSVDSQILNTIATNIWLNVFFFVIFVFFAFSFFGYYELTLPSSWANKMDAASSKVGGGLGIFFMALTLAIVSFSCTGPILGGLLGSTTLAEGNVATNLTMGMVGFGLALALPFALFAMFPAWLNSLPKSGGWMTTVKVVLGFLELALAFKFLSNADLVGNWGIFKREIFIGIWVVLFVLTTLYLFGVIRFPHDGPRKNLSPARKLTGIVSLVFTVYLVLGLFNVNQLQLLSGFPPPSFYSVVETESDCPLGLDCFKDFDEGVAFAKEVNKPILLDFTGWACVNCRKMEENVWSDPSIYPILKEEYVLISLYVDDRKELPKSEQFNFKFDSGRIKAIETIGQKWGTFQTVNFNAASQPYYVLLSPNMEILNQAVQYVDVETYGAWLRSGLEKHNLSMGN, from the coding sequence ATGAGATTAGCAGTACTCTTTCTAGGATTTCTCTTTATTAATTTTACCATTTTTGCCCAAACCGATGAAAACCCTGCAGTTTGGAGCCACGAAGTGCATAAAATTTCGGATACCGAATACGAATTGGTGTTCAAAGGGAAGATCATGGACGGGTGGCATGTGTATTCCCAATATACCGCAGAAGGAGGTTCACTGCCCAGTGAGTTTACTTTTGAAAAGGCAGGAGAGGATTACGAGCTTTTAGGAAAGACCCAGGAAAGTGAAACTATCAAAGAGTACAGCGATATTTTCGAAGTTGAGGAGACCTTTTTTAAAGAGGAAGCCATTTTTACCCAAAAAATAAAACTACTGGATACCTCCGTCAATCAAATTTCGGTGAACCTTTTTTATCAAATCTGTAAAGAAGTTTGCCTTCCAGTGGATGAATATTTTCAAATATCGTTGGACGGTAGCGGTTTTGTGGCCGAAGAAACTGCTTTGGACGACCGGAGTGCTGCTCTTGGGGAGTCTCTTAAAGTTGATTTTAAAAACAAACAGTTGTTGAACCAAAATGGAGTAGGGGGATCTGATGGAAAATCCAGTCTTTGGGTGATTTTTGGGCTTGGATTTTTGGGAGGTCTGATTGCTTTGTTGACCCCATGTGTTTTTCCAATGATTCCATTAACGGTTTCCTTTTTCACCAAACAATCGCAGAATAGGTCTAAAGGAGTGGGCAATGCCATATTGTACGGTTTCTTTATTGTGTTGATCTATTTTCTGTTGAGCCTGCCCTTTCATCTGTTCAATTCGGTCGATTCTCAAATATTGAATACCATCGCCACCAATATTTGGCTCAATGTGTTCTTCTTTGTCATTTTTGTGTTCTTTGCCTTTTCATTTTTTGGTTATTACGAATTGACGTTGCCAAGTTCATGGGCCAACAAAATGGACGCCGCCTCGTCCAAAGTAGGAGGTGGGTTGGGCATCTTTTTTATGGCGTTGACCCTTGCCATCGTATCCTTTTCCTGTACCGGGCCCATTTTGGGAGGACTTTTGGGGAGTACAACATTGGCAGAAGGCAATGTGGCCACAAATCTAACCATGGGAATGGTAGGGTTTGGCCTGGCTTTGGCGCTCCCCTTTGCTCTGTTCGCCATGTTCCCGGCCTGGTTAAATTCTTTGCCCAAGTCCGGCGGTTGGATGACCACAGTTAAGGTGGTTCTCGGATTTTTGGAATTGGCCCTCGCATTCAAATTTTTGTCGAATGCTGATTTGGTGGGCAATTGGGGTATTTTTAAAAGAGAAATATTTATTGGGATATGGGTCGTACTTTTTGTGTTGACCACACTGTATTTGTTCGGTGTGATTAGATTTCCTCATGACGGACCAAGAAAAAATCTTTCACCAGCACGAAAGCTAACGGGAATAGTAAGTTTGGTTTTTACGGTGTATTTGGTTCTAGGGCTATTTAATGTCAACCAATTGCAATTGTTGAGCGGTTTCCCGCCACCAAGCTTTTATAGTGTAGTGGAAACGGAAAGTGATTGTCCCTTGGGATTGGATTGTTTTAAGGATTTTGACGAGGGCGTGGCCTTTGCCAAAGAAGTAAACAAACCCATTCTGCTCGATTTTACGGGATGGGCATGTGTCAATTGCAGAAAAATGGAAGAAAATGTATGGAGCGATCCAAGCATCTATCCAATTCTAAAAGAGGAATACGTGCTAATTTCACTTTATGTAGACGATAGAAAGGAGCTGCCTAAATCGGAACAGTTCAATTTTAAATTCGACTCCGGAAGAATTAAAGCTATCGAGACCATCGGTCAAAAATGGGGTACCTTCCAAACTGTTAACTTTAATGCGGCCTCTCAACCCTATTATGTGTTATTGTCCCCAAATATGGAAATCTTGAACCAAGCGGTACAATATGTAGATGTGGAAACCTATGGGGCATGGTTAAGATCGGGATTGGAAAAGCATAACCTTTCCATGGGAAATTAG